A genomic stretch from Candidatus Bathyarchaeota archaeon includes:
- a CDS encoding iron-sulfur cluster assembly protein, translating to MSETELERKVRKAVEQVVDPETGLTFGQMKMITGVKEEEPGVVKIDFVPSSPFCPIAFKLAQDIKNQALKVEGVKKAFVYCHGHTMEEAINKMVNK from the coding sequence TTGAGCGAAACTGAACTTGAACGGAAAGTTAGAAAAGCCGTCGAACAAGTTGTTGACCCAGAAACTGGTTTAACTTTCGGCCAGATGAAAATGATCACGGGAGTTAAAGAAGAAGAACCTGGAGTCGTAAAGATAGATTTTGTTCCTTCAAGTCCTTTCTGCCCGATAGCTTTCAAGCTTGCTCAGGACATAAAGAATCAAGCGTTAAAGGTTGAAGGCGTAAAGAAGGCGTTTGTCTACTGTCATGGCCATACTATGGAAGAGGCAATAAATAAAATGGTTAATAAGTAG
- a CDS encoding DUF2099 family protein: MSEKRFLCVGEHEIYCCGARVRIKDGKVEVLSKPRIVYCPLHEVLYGTKTIDENAVKKSVEMKIAGFGFCCENRVFRDDMVVPYGSSEIIRVCMERKAVDCAVTVCEGAGTVITANPRLVQAIGARLTGIIRTSPIKGIIEHVKAERGIILDEKKAEINQAKGVEKAANLGYKRIAVTVASFLSEEMKEIRKIEKEKNVKAAIFSICNTCATEKDVNRILAYADIACASASRLIREKVGSKALMQLGVTIPVFALTNFGKDLMLTYLANFNEKLVVFRTKKLPYLVKGKGPKIEG; the protein is encoded by the coding sequence ATGAGTGAAAAACGTTTCTTATGCGTTGGAGAACACGAAATCTACTGTTGCGGAGCCAGAGTAAGAATTAAGGATGGAAAAGTTGAGGTATTATCTAAACCTCGCATAGTTTACTGTCCGTTGCATGAGGTGCTTTATGGAACGAAAACAATAGATGAAAACGCTGTGAAAAAAAGCGTTGAAATGAAAATTGCTGGTTTCGGATTTTGTTGTGAGAACAGAGTGTTCCGTGATGATATGGTTGTTCCGTATGGAAGTTCGGAAATAATTCGGGTGTGTATGGAAAGGAAAGCAGTTGACTGTGCAGTAACGGTTTGCGAAGGAGCTGGAACGGTTATAACGGCTAATCCGAGGCTTGTTCAGGCAATAGGAGCAAGATTAACTGGAATAATAAGGACGTCTCCTATTAAGGGAATAATTGAACATGTTAAAGCTGAAAGAGGAATAATTTTAGATGAGAAAAAGGCTGAAATTAACCAAGCGAAGGGCGTTGAGAAAGCGGCTAATTTAGGATATAAACGAATAGCAGTAACCGTTGCCAGCTTCCTCTCAGAAGAGATGAAAGAAATTAGGAAAATAGAAAAAGAAAAGAATGTTAAAGCGGCCATTTTTTCCATATGCAACACATGCGCAACTGAAAAGGATGTTAACCGCATCTTAGCTTACGCAGATATTGCTTGTGCAAGTGCCTCTAGGCTGATAAGGGAAAAAGTCGGCTCAAAGGCTCTGATGCAGCTAGGCGTAACCATACCCGTTTTCGCCTTAACAAATTTTGGAAAAGATTTAATGCTAACCTACCTCGCCAATTTTAATGAAAAACTAGTAGTATTTAGAACAAAGAAACTGCCATACCTGGTTAAGGGAAAGGGACCGAAAATTGAAGGTTAA
- a CDS encoding MoaD family protein, with translation MKVKVKYFTFLRELIGRREEEYEFKKQPTVEEIINFIADKYGKEAKEYLFEKDGKLKEVLSFLVNGKSITSLNGPKTKLADGDVLAIIPPVGGG, from the coding sequence TTGAAGGTTAAAGTGAAGTACTTCACCTTCCTACGTGAACTGATAGGTAGAAGAGAAGAAGAATACGAATTTAAAAAACAACCAACAGTTGAAGAGATAATAAATTTTATTGCAGATAAGTATGGAAAGGAAGCCAAAGAATATTTATTTGAAAAAGATGGAAAATTAAAAGAGGTTCTGAGCTTTTTGGTTAACGGAAAAAGCATAACAAGCCTAAATGGTCCTAAAACAAAATTAGCAGACGGAGACGTTTTAGCTATAATACCTCCGGTTGGAGGAGGCTAA